AACTGAGGGAGAGTGTCGACATCCCGCTGGTTTTTATGGGATACTATAATCCGGTATTTCACTATGGCTTGGAGCGCTTCTGCGGCGAATGCGCCAAGGTGGGGATCGATGGGTTGATCATTCCCGACCTGCCTCCAGAAGAGGCGTCAGAGCTGGAGGGTTTGGCTCGAAAGCAGGGGATCGATTTGATTTATCTCCTGGCCCCGACCAGTGACGACCAGCGTATCGATCTGGTGGCTAAACGATCCGGCGGATTCATTTATCTGGTATCGATCACCGGAGTCACCGGAGCCAGAAGCGATCTGCCGGTAGAACTGGAGAACTTTGTAAACAAGGTAAGACAAAAAGCTCGTCAGCCGCTCTGTGTGGGTTTTGGGATTTCCACTCCCGAACAGGCAAAGCGCGTGGCTGAAGTGGCTGATGGGATTATCGTAGGAAGCCGGGTAATACAGTTGATAAAGGAGGACGAATCGCTGACGAAACTGAAATCCTTTATTGCCAGCTTGAGAGCAGTTATCTAAGTCCGATCAATCGACTAAGGAGGAAAGATGGATACCAAGATTCTTTTGACTGAAAAGGAAATGCCTACCTCGTGGTACAATATCCAGGCTGATCTGCCGAAGCCGTTGCCGCCCCTGCGACACCCGGCGACTACTGAAATTACCCGGCTGCCCCCGCCTCTGT
The sequence above is drawn from the Dehalococcoidia bacterium genome and encodes:
- the trpA gene encoding tryptophan synthase subunit alpha, with protein sequence MSRIERVFKDKNRKALIPYVTVGYPNVEATLKIVSALAECGADIIELGIPFSDPLADGPTIQQSSFEALQQGVTPEICLEVARKLRESVDIPLVFMGYYNPVFHYGLERFCGECAKVGIDGLIIPDLPPEEASELEGLARKQGIDLIYLLAPTSDDQRIDLVAKRSGGFIYLVSITGVTGARSDLPVELENFVNKVRQKARQPLCVGFGISTPEQAKRVAEVADGIIVGSRVIQLIKEDESLTKLKSFIASLRAVI